A stretch of DNA from Silvanigrella paludirubra:
CTTATTCTCTAGTCCAAACGATCTTAATATACTTTCTCCTGATCCGCCTGCAAGGGTTCCTATTATCCGAAGATTTTTTAAATTATTTATACTTGTAATTTCTTTAGATGTTCTCATATTAAAAACACAAGTCTGCTCTTCTATTAATGGATGTATCCAGTGATATTTATATTCTCTTTCAGGAGTTCTAAATAAATAATAAATAACAAATTGTGAATTTATTTCTTCTTTTGTTCTATGAATTAAATTTTCTTTTAAAGAAAATTTAAATTTTATATTTGCTGCTTTAAATGCAGCATTTATTATTTCATAAAAAATTCCTTTTTGCTTTGAGGAAGAGTCTAAAATTGAGTAGGGGGGGTTATTATCTAATTCAATTTCATAAGTGTTTTTAATAGCAAATACTTTAAAAATAAAAATAAATTGAAATAATAATAATATAAAAAATTTTATAAATTTATAAATTAAATTATTTTTTATATAAATTACGATCATTAAAAAAATATCCTTTATTTCAATATTAATAATCAATATTATATATTTAAAGTTATAAAAATTGTTTTTTGATGCAAAAGTCAAAATTTTGTCTTTCAAATTAATTATTATCAAGATTAATAAATATTTTGATTTATTAAAATCATTAAAAAATATCTTGAATACAAAATTTTATAATAGTAAAGAGATGAAGTCTTATTTGGAAAGGTATCGAAAATGAAACAAATATTTAAAATTGTATTGGTCTTTTTTTTCAATTATTTATTTATATTAAATGCATATGCAGTTATAAAACAACATGATTATCACGATGAATTAAAAACAGTAACATTATTACTTGATTGGAAGCCGAATACAAATCATTTAGGATTCTACGTTGCAAAATCAAAAGGTTATTATAATGATGAAGGCATTCAAATTAAAATTTTAAATCCTTCTCAAACTACTGGGACTGCTCTTGTAGGAACAGGTAAAGCAGATTTTGGAATAAGTTATGCGAACAATTTACTTTATGCTAGAAATGCAAATGTGCCAATTGTTGCGATAGCAGGCATAATTCAAAATGATACCTCTTGTTTTGTGTGGAGAAAGTCCTCACTCATAAAAAATGTAAAAGATTTAGAAGGAAAGAGATACGGAGGATGGGGAAGCCCTGAAGAAAATGCTACATTAAAGTTTATTATGCAGAAAAATGGAGCTGATTTTTCTAAAATTAAGATTATGACAACAGGCACGCAAGATTTTTTACCAGCAACTTTAAAAAATGTAGATTTTACTTGGGAGTATAAAGGTTGGAATATTCTTGCAGCGGAATTAAATCATGTTCTTGTGGATACTTATTGTCCCTCAGAACATTTTTCTGAATTAAATAAACCATCTCCTTTAATCATAACAAGCGAAAATAGGATAAAAAATAATCCTGAATTAATCAAAAAATTTATGAAAGCTACTTCTTTGGGTTATGAATTTGCAATCCATCATCCTGAAGAAGCCGCAAAACTATTTATAAAACAAGTCCCAGAATTAGATACAAAATTAGTATCTGCTTCAGCTAAATTTTTAGCTCCATTATATAAAGCAGATTCTAAAAAATGGGGAAATTTAAATGAGAAAAAATTTGAAAATTATGCAAATTGGATGCAAAAAGTAGAGTTGATAGATAAGGTTCCAAATACAAAAAATTATATTAATAATTCTTTTATTCCCTAAAAAATCATTTTTAGGAATGAACTAAATTTATATCCAAAATCCAATGCCCATTTTTAAGATTAATATCTCCATCTTTTAAATGCAATTGATCTGAAAAATAAGGTGCTTGATAAATTATTGTTTGAAATTCACCATTTTCTCCAAAAAGATCTACTTTTTTTGCTCTGAATTCTTCAATGATTTCTTTATCTAAATCACGTGATAAAAAGTCTCTAGTTAAATATTTTTCATTTACTGAAATTATTTTAGCTTTAAAACCTAATTCAAGAAATTCTGATAAAATTCCTTCCTTATCGCGACGCCATAAAGGAGTTAAAGTCCCTATATTTTGTGATGAGCAAATATTTTCCATAAGTTCTTTTTGTTCTTCATTTGTAATAAAAGGAAATACTCCGCAATATATTTTATATTTTTTTAGGCTATTTATTGTTTGTTTATAATTTTCATTAAAATCGTCCATTGAAGTATTAAATATAAGGAGTGGAATTTTTAAAAGGTCAGCTTGTGCACGTAAAAGAGAAGGGGATAAGTGATTTGTCTTATGTGTCATTCCTGTATCAATTAAAGGTGCAATTAAGCATTTAACTTGATTTGTCTTTAGTGCATGGTAAAGACTTAAGCAGCTATCATGACCGCCACTCCAAGCACAAAAAAGGTTATTTTGTTCCAAGACGAGTTTTCCTTTATTTTAATAAAAAAAGATAGGCCATAAGGCCAGAAGAGCAGACAAACTATATTCAAAAATTTATTTTTTTACAATAAACCTAGAGGAATACTAGCTATTAAAATTTATGTGACAAATTTGTGTCAAAAATATTTCGAAATTTGCCAAATGCCACTTAATAGCCAAATTCTTTTAACAACATAGGAATATAAATTCCTATAAAAATAGAATAACCCTCCCTAAGTTTGAGAATTGAGGGCAAAAATATTGACTCTTTTCTTTCTTGAGTTATATTAGAGGGTTAGATTTATGAAGTTTCGAATAAAGTCTTTTACTCAACTTTGGGCAATTTCGATTGCTTTTGCTAGCGGCTCATTTGCTAGCGCTAACGAATTAGTCACTGGAGCGGGTTCAAGTTTTATTGCACCGGTACTTTATAAATGGTCTGCTTCCTATAATGCTGAAAATGGTACAAAAATTAATTACCAGTCTACAGGTTCAGGCGCTGGAATTAAACAAATAGAAGGCAAAATTGTAGACTTTGGCGCTTCTGATATGCCTTTAAAACTTTCCGATCTCGATTCAAAAGGATTATTCCAATTTCCAGCTATCATTGGCGGTATTGTTATAATTACAAATATCCAGGGTATTAGCCAAGGTCAGCTTATTTTAAATGCAAAAACAATTGCTGAAATTTACAGCGGACAAATTAAAAATTGGAATGATAAGCGTATTGCTGAACTAAATCCTCATGTTACTTTACCAAATAAAAATATTATTGTTGTTTATCGCTCTGATGCTTCGGGAACTACA
This window harbors:
- a CDS encoding substrate-binding periplasmic protein, with the protein product MIVIYIKNNLIYKFIKFFILLLFQFIFIFKVFAIKNTYEIELDNNPPYSILDSSSKQKGIFYEIINAAFKAANIKFKFSLKENLIHRTKEEINSQFVIYYLFRTPEREYKYHWIHPLIEEQTCVFNMRTSKEITSINNLKNLRIIGTLAGGSGESILRSFGLENKMYFCPSEEICINRLKSHEIEAWIAPKVKALYFINKYHIQNELNHFFQIYESQIWLASTLNLSTKDEEELRIAIQKFIKTTQYSAIMKKYDMSSYQNNITH
- a CDS encoding ABC transporter substrate-binding protein gives rise to the protein MKQIFKIVLVFFFNYLFILNAYAVIKQHDYHDELKTVTLLLDWKPNTNHLGFYVAKSKGYYNDEGIQIKILNPSQTTGTALVGTGKADFGISYANNLLYARNANVPIVAIAGIIQNDTSCFVWRKSSLIKNVKDLEGKRYGGWGSPEENATLKFIMQKNGADFSKIKIMTTGTQDFLPATLKNVDFTWEYKGWNILAAELNHVLVDTYCPSEHFSELNKPSPLIITSENRIKNNPELIKKFMKATSLGYEFAIHHPEEAAKLFIKQVPELDTKLVSASAKFLAPLYKADSKKWGNLNEKKFENYANWMQKVELIDKVPNTKNYINNSFIP
- a CDS encoding diphthine--ammonia ligase, with product MEQNNLFCAWSGGHDSCLSLYHALKTNQVKCLIAPLIDTGMTHKTNHLSPSLLRAQADLLKIPLLIFNTSMDDFNENYKQTINSLKKYKIYCGVFPFITNEEQKELMENICSSQNIGTLTPLWRRDKEGILSEFLELGFKAKIISVNEKYLTRDFLSRDLDKEIIEEFRAKKVDLFGENGEFQTIIYQAPYFSDQLHLKDGDINLKNGHWILDINLVHS